A window of Perognathus longimembris pacificus isolate PPM17 chromosome 6, ASM2315922v1, whole genome shotgun sequence contains these coding sequences:
- the LOC125352455 gene encoding basic proline-rich protein-like, translated as MTGQPEEWGDAKGGSSRRSAQGGALWRRGGGILQRPPPRNLPRASSAPQEWIAEPRGNQRPAAPLLPPAVSECGPTPDAGSDLGDTPRHLRTGGGAGDGLPPAPGPAGARAGGAPPPGRRRKAAPPVPGRGPGRPPGHAPGPQATPLSLGLGPAEGHAPVRPRSLDSRPRPYPLAKGLVKAPPCRATPLRGHAPCPCHLAGGAGRGSPRATGLARSRPASLVLQHCRGAGKERQERRDPLPLSSARLPGPPTPLPPPHALTPRLLGRGAGPGGPPGPAPPG; from the exons ATGACTGGGCAGCCTGAGGAGTGGGGTGACGCCAAGGGCGGTAGCAGCAGGCGCTCAGCCCAAGGAGGGGCCCTTTGGCGACGGGGTGGGGGCATCCTGCAGAGG ccccccccccgcaacctcCCGCGGGCTTCCTCTGCGCCCCAAGAATGGATTGCGGAGCCCCGCGGGAACCAGAGGCCCGCTGCACCCCTACTGCCTCCTGCTGTCTCCGAGTGCGGTCCTACGCCTGATGCGGGCTCCGATCTCGGGGACACCCCCAGGCACCTGCgcaccgggggcggggccggggatggGCTTCCCCCAGCACCGGGTCCCGCCGGAGCCAGGGCTGGCGGAGCGCCCCCTCCGGGCcggaggcggaaggccgcgccccCTGTCCCAGGCCGCGGCCCCGGCCGgcccccaggccacgcccccgggccccaggccacgcccctatCCCTAGGCCTGGGGCCTGCTGAAGGCCACGCCCCAGTCAGGCCACGCTCCCTAGACTCCAGGCCACGCCCCTATCCCCTGGCCAAGGGCCTGGTGAAGGCCCCGCCCTGTCGGGCCACGCCCCTtcgaggccacgccccctgcccctgccaccTCGCGGGGGGCGCCGGACGAGGCTCGCCGCGCGCCACCGGTCTGGCTCGCAGCCGGCCGGCCTCGCTAGTCCTACAACACTGCCGGGGCGCGGGGAAGGAGCGACAGGAGCGCAGGGACCCGCTGCCGCTGTCCTCCGCgcgcctccccggcccccctacacctctccccccgccccatgcaCTGACCCCCAGGCTCCTGGGGAGGGGTGCGGGCCCTGGCGGCCCTCCAGGACCGGCTCCCCCTGGTTGA